From the Poecilia reticulata strain Guanapo unplaced genomic scaffold, Guppy_female_1.0+MT scaffold_574, whole genome shotgun sequence genome, the window gggggaagagagacagagactgcagcggcagcgtctcggttggtctgtgttacccagaaagcagttgggcacaatatcgcaacaccaacaccgtgagtgaaacaacgactggggcagcctactatataaactACTCTGGGAacacttctttaaaaatgtagatgtgtaataatagagtataGTACAAATTGtcaacccaaactgaagtgtcTATTCATTGCgacttataatgcggtgcgccttatatatgaattttttttaaaaataggccattcattgaaggtgcgccttataatccggtgcgtcttatagtgcggaaaatacggtaattataCTTTATGTTACCATCTATATAAACAACATCTCTTAAAGctgttttgatattaaaatgctAAGGAGTCACATGCAGCACATTATTTGAATCTTGTATAAACTGTGTTAAGACTAGTTATAAACTTGTCCTCACACATTTTAGAGCAGAGATgggaaatgttttactttgactcACCCTGTGTGTCCCAGATACGTAGCGTGATACAAGGGCCCCCTCCCTCTTCCATCTCTTTGGTTGACATCAGCAGCGTTCTGCAGCAGGAACTCGCAGGCAACCAGAGAACCCTAAAACAGTTAGAAGATAAGAAATTTACTGCTAAAGATGGTAgagcagaaaatatttacagttacGGAtcatttcagtcacattttaaaataaatgatcacCATTAAGAGTTGAATATTAGAGGAACAGTTTGTCTGGACTAACTCACCCCAGTAACAGCTTGTATAAGAGGCGTCTTTCCTTCGTCCTCGTCGTTAGCCAAATTAACGTCGGCGCCATGGGCCAGAGCTTCTGCCATGACGGGCAGGTTGCGAGCCTTAGAGGCTTTATAGAGCAGCGTTCCAGGATCCATCTCCCTCGTGTCCTCCGGGTCTGAAGTCTCGGCCTCAGTCTCACCGCTCGACTCTTCAGACACTTCGCACTCTGCAGATCATATATGGAGCTGCTCATCAAACCTCGTAGCTGCTGCATCAACCTTCTCAAACTAGACCTACCCTCCTCTGTGACGCTGTCCACCACCGAGCCAAACACCAGGATGTCGGTACTTCCGTCTGTGCTGCCTCCCAAGCCGCTGTCGCTGCtcaaacctgcagaaacaaagttaatttaatgCATCCGCCTGCTCAGGATTTCTGGTTATTCTCACAATGTTCCCAGATGGGTCTACGATTGAATGTTGGGgtataaaaagcaacaaactcaCTTCGAGGACCAGATCCGTTATCAAAGTAAGAGAAGAGAGAATCCAGCTCATCAGGACAAAACAAAGATTCTCGTCTGAATTTGGCCGCTGCTGTGATAGAgacaaaagaacaacacaagTTAAATGTTATACGTCCCAATGACTCTGTGGTCCATTCTCTACAATACAGTAAAAACAAGGTGCACCCTCTTTTAGAATACAAACAGCTTTGATTTCTCCGCAATGGTGGAAATTCTGCAGCATCAGGTATAAAGGTTCATACAATGATCAGTCTTAAAGTGTATAAagattaacaataaaaacaataatagtaATGATGACACAGAATTGTGcaattattagaaataaaaatatctgactcTCAATCCAAGGGACGTGCACAATGCagaacatttctgccaaaaaactaaGAAGCTCTGAAATGAATCTCaaaactgttttagaaaaaactttctgagtttgaaaagtttaaaatttgctagaaaaaaaacttttggacatttggaaattttctgagttttgaaactcagacaattttcaactttttcttaaGATCAACATGTTAAAAGCTCGGCCCTTTTTGCTCAATTTAGCGTCAGAACAGAGAAAGGCTTTGACTAATAGTTGGATAGAAAAAGTGgagattcttttcttttacataatttgaaccAGTTGACGCTCGAGGAGttcacgattaatctgattaattgtttcagtcctactttcaaatatattttaatgttttttttagaacttgTAAAAACCACATAATTGTTACTATGTTCTTACAATAAGACTCCAGAGCTGATgaagggtgtactttctttttacaGAGACAATACAGCAACAATACAATGTTTGTAAATTTTgcaatgattaaaaataaaacaactggaTTACTGGACTTGCCAATTGAGAGAGCAGAAGGGGAGGTGCTGCCAGGCTCTTGTCTGTATCTCCTCTGTGTTTTGGGAACAGTGGTGGCGCTGTTGTGTCTCCGGCATTTCTTCACACTCCAGTGCCTCTCCGACTTCCTCTCCCCGTTGACGAGGACCTCAGTGGAGCCCAGCTTCTTCAGGAATTTCTTCTCCACATACTTCGCTCTAATCCAGGCCTCTTTTTCCTGCCTGCACCAAAACAGGTTTCAATTCATTTTACTGCCTCAGAAATATCATTTCAAATATTAGCTTGCTGCacttttacacatctttaccttGAGCTGGATGGTAACGGTTTCTTCAGACCCTGTTCTTGGTATGAACCTTCATATATGTGGTTGATGACGCTGTTTCCAAGCTCACACATCAGCTgcaaggaaataaattaaatattactgatgatctgtaagaacacaaaatgtcaaagtattCAAAGTATTACCTTTAATAACTCTGGTTCCCATGAGTCAAGCGTCAAGGAACGCACTTTTGAACAGTGGACCCCAAGACTcctggaataaaaacatttcagcatcaTGATATGCTAAGTTGCAGCAGGAGATGGTCGTTGATTCAAGGAAAGAAATGCAGCCGTTATTCCTCTTTTGTGCTGATGTGGAGGAAGGAAGGTAAACAGATCAGTCACATATTCTGTTACTCCAGACGCCTAATGTGATGCAAATTACTGTCTAGTATCCGGGCAACAGTGGTATGCTGGAAAGAAAACTGTACTGTGACAAAAGAGCACGTCTGATCCCGACTGTGAGAGGACGAGCCTGGAGAGGGAGCATGCATATTCAACAGGTGGGAGTAAAAAGAAACTGGGTTTACttcaaaggaaaacatgcaaatcctgcagattgtttctgtttttttttattctcacacTGAATTAATGTAATAAAAGGTCTCTTCTCTtcgtaaaagagaaaaaaaagctgatttagtGGCATAAATTTGCTTTTTGAGGCCATGCTATTCTGTTAAAATAGAGGATGTGCTTTCAGGGTAGTCCTGTGATACAATAACCTTGGCTTTTCTAAATACTTGTATGGCTTTTATTATGTTTCCTGAACCTTAACTATGTTCCTAATTGCCTATAATTGAACACAAactgttttgaacatttttctagTCTGGTGAACAAAAACAGTTGCATTTCAAATTTTGTGaggattatttttttggtcttttttacttttaggatgtgtcattttttttatttgccttcCAAGTGTTGAAGGTAATCActttgaaattatatttatactttatttaGGATAGGATTccaacaaatttttatttgaatttacatttttcagacacaaaTCTGAAAGTTCTCATACTTTCGAAGTACAAATCCAACATTGACTATGAATTTATGACAGATTTTCATGCAGtgaacatggatggatggaaggacagatggatggatatatgaacagttggatggatggacaaatggacggatggatgctTTAAGCTAATGTTTTTCTCCCATTCTCTAACTTTCTTCAAACTTCCAAATCGtccaaatctaataaaaaaccctaaaatcgaattcatttattttccagaaaaacacTGTGGCAAACTTCCTTCAGCAGGTCTATGACTAAGtgaatattttcaacattagtCAACCTCAGcctgttttttgcttttgctctaATAAGACAGTTTGGGTTAGCTATTGCTCGCATGTTCCTCTGTTTCCCACCTGTGGATCCCGGAGCACTCGATGCACAGCAGGACGCCCAGGTTGATGGAGGCCCAGCGCGGGTCTGCCTGACCGCAGTCGCAGCACTGCTCGTTCCCCGGCATCCCCTGGATGCGCTGCAGGATGGTCTCACCCCGAGCGCTTCGCTCCCGCGGCTCGCTGGCTGAATCGATGCTGCTGGTGGACGGAGAGGCAGTTCTGTCCAGATGCTGAAATTAGATACAAAAATCCATCAGGACGGCAAAGTATGCACCCCCAAAAGTGTCCTGAAATTCgttacatttaaaacagaacGAAAAGGAAAACCTGAGTAAAACTGTATCCAATTACAATAATTAGAGTCATGTGTTTAACAGCCCTGAAACCCAAACATGTGGTGAAATCTCATAAACAACCTGCAAACGTTGCCCTCAAGTTATTCATGACCAAGTGATGACTCACCTCTATGTAGAAAGTGTCTGGGCTCTCTCTGTATGCTGAAGCAATGCTGGCTTGAACTGCCTGAATCCAAGCCTGTCTTAGCTTCTCAGACTCAGCCTGAAGCATGCAGCTCCTGTAATACAGATTGATTGGTCTGTTTTGAATGTATATTGGTTGGTGTGTTGAAATTTGATGGTTGGATGGGTTGTAAGAGTATTAGATTATTGATATGATGATTTCAATAATTAGATAGCGAGGGGGATGGATGTTTGATGGAAGTTTGGTCTGAGGACTAGTTGGAGTATTTGTTGGATGGTTGGATTGTTAGATGGCTAGTTGACATATTGGCTTTTCTGTTGGGTGCTATATGGTTGGTTGAGTGGATTGTAGGAGCAATATGTGGTTGGTTGGTCTTTTGGATGGTTATTTAGTTAGATATATTGGATAGATAGCTGCTCATGGGTTAATTTGTTAGGTGGTTGGACTCTTAGATGGTTGGTCTGTTTGATTTTGCTGGATGATTTGATTGTTGGTTGGGTTGTTAGATGTTCTCTTAGACGGCTAAGAGAAAGTATTAgcaggtttcagcaagtcaaatttaaaaccttGACCAAGTTCTTAAAACCAACTTCGAATGAAATTTAAGGccaaaaaaaactagaaatattTGAGATGGTTGGGGGAACTTGCTACATTACAGTCCAAGAAAGCTGGCTAGCAAGAATATGCTAAAAGTTAGTTGCTAGGAGCTTCAACCGCATCTAATCACAGAATACAATGAAGACGTTTGGGTGCGATTCAAAAAGtctcacaataataataataataaatagtactgccatgacaaaatttaagacctgttgTTAACaaatttaaggccaacttacatCTTCTaataaatttaagacatttgaaggccttaatttatttttattataaggATTTCCCCAGAAAGAAACAAGTCAAGAgaatcaaaaatatatgtttgcaaaaatgtcacaatgaaCCATAATCTAGGGAATTGTTTTTCTTGATGGTCTTTTCCCAAAACAAATCCAAGcataacaaaaacaagtaaGTACTCCTTACTTGAACGGGGAGACGACCTCGAAGCAGAACCTCCGCTCGATATCTTCATGTGGTTTAACAGAACACAATCGGAGGTCTTCCACTACCACCGTCAGAACATCCTGTTCACACAAAATTACTTGTTATATTTCTCAACATGAAGCAGTAACAGCAGGGGGGAACAGCTTTTCTATCCCAGATACGCTTCCTGCAAAAGGAAATCTGTATACGTTCTCCATCTATTAAAATGAGGAAGTTCTACTGGGATTCACAAATCTCCACCAGCAAAGTGTTAACAGATATCTGCTAGCATCTCAAATCTTTCTGCAGAAATATCTCCTCGACATCAAACACACAGATTTCAGAAAAGATCACAGCAACATCAAAATATATTACTGCTTTTATCTTAAGCGGatggtttaaatttaaatggaCTTGCCTTCAACTTCTTCTGATAGACTAGCTGATTGTTCTGTATGGAGAACCACCGTCTGTAACAGAAACAGAGAGGGAACGCAATAAATTAAGCCATTTGAATGattgtaaatatttcacttgCTGAATAAATGATTCGCCATGGCGGTTACCTGTTCCAGGTCTTAAAGGCATTACTAGCCCTTTTGAACAAGTAGCCCTCCATCACCACGCCACTAGGGGCATCCACGTTGAACTCCACCTTCGAGTCGTCATATGAAAAATCCTGCAGAAGGGAAAGGCTTTTAATTCTGGATGTTAGAGGAAGTTAAAAGCTCAAGAAAGTATAGAAAACCCTGCAAAGAGGCTGCAGGTGGATTCCTCTAGAAGACCAGCAGCTTTCACTGTGTGCTGAGCATTATACACATTAGAcaaactgaatcattttaaactttgtaatcatgtgtaaaaagaaaggtgttttttttttctcttcatacaGGTGGCATGATATACCGTATTGtccggactatagagcacacctcactataagccgcaccgggctataagccgctggtatctcagccgctctcggttttccacaaggacGCTAAATCTGCTATAAAGGACGCAGCCCTGCGTCTCCATGGATttgttcacaccgagcttagtGCAGCGGCTATCAatctgtactgccagatcgataaccttcaacttaaaagctgcatcatatgaacttcttcatgtggtttccatgatgaggggatatgagtttgaaaacatttctctgtcgtgcctgctgctagcatgtgcttgttcaaAACGAAAATTAGCACTtccttctttgatttccaattttgacttccaatgattcacttcctgctaaagagccccctggtggctgaagaaaaatccacgGAAAAGCCACACCGAgatataagccgcatggttcaaaacATAGGGataaagtagcggcttatagtacGAAAAATACGGTAACTCAGCAGATGAGTAAGCCTGATCCCAACTGTCTGATTCCAGATTGCTGGAAAAATTGCCCATTTCCTCTGCAGGCACCACGATACTGAGCTATAGACTTAGCAAAATGCTATGAAGGATATGCAAAGTCCTAAAAGGTTTCAGAAGTCTAAATTATGGTTGTAAAATCATAAAAGGCAGATATGCagtagaaaaacatttactcCAATTTTTTATATGCCAATTGTGACTTTTGacaagaaaaactacaaagagaaagtgacttgtttattttttatttttctccaaagtgTGGTGAAATAGGCattacacttttcagatctgtacttatcaaaaaatttgaaaactttctgGATCACGGTAATGTACTAATTAGAGCTGGTTTGTCATATATAAAAtcctaaacaaaacattgatgTTAATGGCTTGATGTGGCAATGAGATAAAGTTAAAGATATAAACCTTTAACTTTAGCACCGTATTATGTCTATCTGTCTCAGAGTCCTCTTGTTCATATTTCCCACGACCTCCTGTTTCTTTccagcaaaatatttttgtgcataagttgaaaaagaaatcaagaacaatattttagagaaaaaataaaatttaatctgAACTAACAGCAGGGAATCAAAtaaatatggatgaaaaaaggaaaataattcatagaatACTATCAAATGTCTTctagaaacatgaaaatatttagaaatgcaAGTCAACCTACCAAGCTGCGATTCCACCGACAAAGtatcttcatttttaaacactggATATGTTTCAGCAACATGGAAAAATCTTCTAAAACCTCCACAACTACAAACCAGAGTCTGTGGAGCCGAAGTCTGAGAGTAGGATCATGTCTTTCCCCACTTCCTAACGGCAGGACCTCTAAGCTACCAAACTCTGGAGAGTATTTCCGACACTCACGTTCTGACCCCTGCGCACTGCAGCCTGAGCCTTGGGATTACAGCTAATTACCATACAGCTGCCACCGTATCCATGAccgcaaacattttaatttacactGCAACACTTCAGCTGCTCTTGACCCAGAAACTAGTAGCAGATCTGCTTGGTTTGCATTAGTTGCAGCTGTTTCAGTGCGCCTCCCTTGCTGAAGGTTAGATGTTCAACCCCATGGTGACCCAGCAGGAATCCACCCTGGAGGGCAGCCAAGACTACCAAACCAAAACCTCAGCAAGCTAGATTTAACATATACAGAGACTCTGCTTGCTTCAGACTCCAACAGATCACgttaaaaaacaactaacttaCCTTCACTGCCTAAAATGAAGAGCAGGgcatcagaaacagaaaacgcACTGCTGTGCTGCTCTGAAAACTCTCTACTTCTACAACAAAGATCATCTATTTTTAACGGCCCAACGTCACACAGACCAAAAAGAGCACGAGTGAATTATTAAACAAGCGGGAGATTTCTGAACGTTACGGACAAAACACGTAAAATTGTTGAGTAGCAGGCGGGAACAAGCAGGAACATGGAACGATGCAGTGAAACGCGCTGCGATGCGTCAtccacctgctgctcctgcCAGCCTGCGGACCATGCTGCCGGCCTGGAACACCTCATGCTGCCCAGTTGGCAAC encodes:
- the LOC103461083 gene encoding arf-GAP with coiled-coil, ANK repeat and PH domain-containing protein 3-like isoform X1 yields the protein MLLKHIQCLKMKILCRWNRSLDFSYDDSKVEFNVDAPSGVVMEGYLFKRASNAFKTWNRRWFSIQNNQLVYQKKLKDVLTVVVEDLRLCSVKPHEDIERRFCFEVVSPFKSCMLQAESEKLRQAWIQAVQASIASAYRESPDTFYIEHLDRTASPSTSSIDSASEPRERSARGETILQRIQGMPGNEQCCDCGQADPRWASINLGVLLCIECSGIHRSLGVHCSKVRSLTLDSWEPELLKLMCELGNSVINHIYEGSYQEQGLKKPLPSSSRQEKEAWIRAKYVEKKFLKKLGSTEVLVNGERKSERHWSVKKCRRHNSATTVPKTQRRYRQEPGSTSPSALSIAAAKFRRESLFCPDELDSLFSYFDNGSGPRSLSSDSGLGGSTDGSTDILVFGSVVDSVTEEECEVSEESSGETEAETSDPEDTREMDPGTLLYKASKARNLPVMAEALAHGADVNLANDEDEGKTPLIQAVTGGSLVACEFLLQNAADVNQRDGRGRGPLYHATYLGHTG
- the LOC103461083 gene encoding arf-GAP with coiled-coil, ANK repeat and PH domain-containing protein 3-like isoform X2; the protein is MAPSSSPQTLMQDFSYDDSKVEFNVDAPSGVVMEGYLFKRASNAFKTWNRRWFSIQNNQLVYQKKLKDVLTVVVEDLRLCSVKPHEDIERRFCFEVVSPFKSCMLQAESEKLRQAWIQAVQASIASAYRESPDTFYIEHLDRTASPSTSSIDSASEPRERSARGETILQRIQGMPGNEQCCDCGQADPRWASINLGVLLCIECSGIHRSLGVHCSKVRSLTLDSWEPELLKLMCELGNSVINHIYEGSYQEQGLKKPLPSSSRQEKEAWIRAKYVEKKFLKKLGSTEVLVNGERKSERHWSVKKCRRHNSATTVPKTQRRYRQEPGSTSPSALSIAAAKFRRESLFCPDELDSLFSYFDNGSGPRSLSSDSGLGGSTDGSTDILVFGSVVDSVTEEECEVSEESSGETEAETSDPEDTREMDPGTLLYKASKARNLPVMAEALAHGADVNLANDEDEGKTPLIQAVTGGSLVACEFLLQNAADVNQRDGRGRGPLYHATYLGHTG